A window of Spirochaetae bacterium HGW-Spirochaetae-1 genomic DNA:
TGAGACCGTTGAGCTTCAGAAAAGTGATGCCGGCGGGAAAAAGGTCGTCGATAAAAAACTCATGGATGTCTGCGTGGAAATGGAGTCTCTCTTTGTCGCGAAGATGATGAAGGAAATGCGCAGCACGGTTCATAAGACGGGCTGGATCCATGGCGGTTTTGCCGAAGATATTTTCGAGGATATGCTTTATGATAAATACTCCCTTGAAATGTCGAAAAACGCAAACCTGGGCCTGGCTACCATGCTGTATAAGGAAATGAGTTCCAAGATATAGTCGGCAAAATAAGCATAATTACCCCTTATCCCCCTAAATCCCCCTGAGGGGGACTTGAAAGAAAAATAGAAAATTATAAACCCCTCCCAGGGGTGGCAACAGTTCTTTTATGCAATCCTAAGGTATCGATGCCGGGGTCTCATCTTCCCTCTATTTCTGGTATCTTCTTCTGTTAATGTATTATTACTTCCATCTTTACGTCCGGGGCATCTTTTTCTGAAGAAGAATTAATAGTCTCGTTGATAGAGTTTTGCATAAAATTGTATGGACATCTTTATTCTCCTGCAGTATAATAATCAGTTGTGAAAATTGTATGAAAAATGAACTCAATCTGACCCGGGATGTAAACCTTTCAATAAGGGAAGGAATCAAAACAGGAGGCATGTTATGACACGGTTTGTATTAATTCTTTCTATGGTATTTATACTTTTAGGTGCGGCGGGATCATTGCTCTTTTCCGGTGAAGATAAGGAAACGGACGGCCTCGTAAAAAAATGCAGAACTGAATGCACGGCGATACCGGGCAATGACTGCGGCGTCGTGGACAAGGCTGCGGCGGAGTATGTAACGGCGCGGCGGACCTATCATACCGTGGGAGATGAGCGGGGATATTACCATCCAACGGGTTCCTACTGGTACCAGGAACTGCTTAACCTGTCCCTGGTTGTGGAGCAGAAAAAACGTGTTCTGAAACCGCTTTGTCCCAAAACCATGTTAAAGGAACAGGATTGATAAACGGGGAATACAGCGGCGCGCGTGATTGTTCAGTATAGATGCCGGCAAAAGAAGAGCGATGATCGAGAAGCTGCTGAGTGAAGATATTCTGTATCCCGTTCAAGATCCCGGCGTACTGGAGCGGGGTTCGGTAATACGCAGGGTTTCCGGTGTCAAGGATCAGCAGGGCTGTTTCATGAACCGCGATGACGGCGGTGATCTCATCGTGGTGAATGTCGTAGATTGTGCGGGCTGCTCCTTCCTCGCTACTGCCGGCATCATGCGGCTGAGAAATGACGAACAGCTATACTGCTACCGAGGGACCTTCGGCAAAGACAGGGATTCGCAGCGGGCCATGGAAATCATATCAAACTGGCCGCTGTACAGGAAGAATACCGATATCCAGAACGCCATTGACTATTTTGTACGCACGGCCTATGCCCCGGCCCATATACTGCATCTGGAAAAGACAGACCAGCTTCAGAATCTTTTTATTCCTCTCCAGCAGAAGTTCAGGATAGGGCGCTTTAAAGTGGAGGTCAACTGGGATAAGGAGCGCAAGGAGACTTTCAGAAAAATACTGGATGATCTGAAGGTGGGAGACCATGTAACCTATGTGGCCATGATTCCTCCCACGAAGGGACACAATCCTCTTTTTTATTCCATCGGCACCAAGCCCCACGAGGAAACTGTCATGAGCCTTCGCGGCGAACCCTTCAATTTTGTCCCGACGCATGGCGGGCATATCAAGGCCCTGAGGCCCGAAGGCGGCACGAAACAGTTCCTCGTGGATGCCGGGTCTTCGTATCTCGGGAAGGGGCTGAAAACGTTATATGATACGGCACGGGAGGTGACTGACGGTTTGAGGCGCGTCTACGGGAAGTACAATTTTATTCCCGTCGAGGGGCGCGGGGCCTTTGGCACGGAACAGAGTTATTGAACCGGGGCTGTTTTTATATTGACAGGGTATCGGTATGGGCATATAAAAGATTTGAAAAACTGAAACGGAAACAGGCGCTCAAATATCATGCAGAAAGAAAAAGATAAAGATACGCCGAAAGAAGGGGAAAACCTGGTCGGCGTTTTTGATGCCGAGGCGTCGAAGAAAAAGATCAAAACCGTCAAGATGGAAGAAACCGTCATCGCCGACGACAGCCATATCATCAATCTCATTCTCGGTCCCTGCGTGTCCGTGATATTCGCGGGCCAGGATAAAAGCGGGAAGGTCTGGTTCGGCATAAACCATATGATCAGGTCCCGCAATGAAAAGGTCGATGTAGCCCTCAAGGAAGTATCGGCTCTGCGCACGGGCCTCCAGGAAAAGGGCTGCACGCATATCGCCTGCCTGGGACTGTTCGGCGGCAGCTACCGGCAGGAGAGCGTGGTAAAACCCGTTGCCCGCAAAAACGTGGAGACCATTCTCGAGGCCCTGAGTCTTTTTGATTTTTCCATAGAGATATTCGAGACAGGCATTGCCCAGAACATATCGGCGCTGAAATCCATGGCGAGGAAGAGTTTTCTCATCCGGCGCGTGAATGTTGAAAAAAAGGGCGCTGATATTACGGAAATTCCGCTTTCGAAGGTGTTTAAATAGACGTACGGCCCCCGGCGAAGGAATCCCGGGGGGGTGCAGTCAATGGCAGGCGCCACCCTCGGTGGGGGTTCAAAAATTATAGTAATACATGGTTTTTCTGAGTAGAGTAAATAACAGTAAAAAAACGATTTGAAGACAGGAATTGTCTTGAAATTTACGGCTCATTTCAACAAATGTTCACTGTATCAAAAAGAAACGCCAACGTAGCTCAGTCGGTAGAGCAGCTCACTCGTAATGAGCAGGTCGTCCGTTCAATTCGGATCGTTGGCTCATGTAACCCCTGAATTTATCAGGGGTTATTTGTTTTTAAGGGACTGTGTGTGTTCGGTGCCGGTGAAGGTTTTGCACGATTTTTGCACGGTCTTGATTAGTCGTTATTTTATAAAGGAATAAAAGGCTTCTTTGTAATAATGGCCAAATCAGGGGGCAGTGCCCGGAGCTGTTCTTTTAAAGAAGCACCAGGCAGCCGGTCAAAGAGGTAGCGCAGATATCCCTTATGCTATCTCATATTGCAGAGAATGGTAATTTATAGCAGACGACCGTTTTGATAGATTAAGAATTTCCACGCCTATAACCTGATTATTATTATTAAAATCCAGAATCACTCCTGGCATAACTTCTTCCGATTCGATTATGACAGAATCATCTATCCGCAAATAAAGTGCGTCGGCTTTTTCGTCAATTTTTATCTTCATAGTTTCCCTCTCATAGTCCTGTCATAATATGCTGTTATAACCTTTAGTGGAGAATAATTTCTATTGATTATGACTCTCAGAATCCTGTTGTCGTATTCTTCTATTTTTAATAATAAATGCTCTAAATCATTATCAGCCATATCCGGTATGATCAAACCCGGATTATCAATAACCCTTTCAATCAATTTTAAAGAAATTTGTCGCTCCTCTATAACATCAGCAGCATGTTTTGTAAGCTCGAATTTCGAATGATTCATTTTATTTAACTGTCATTACTTGATAAATAAAGTTAACAATATTATGGAAATAGTCAATAAATATTTTTAAAGCATGAAAAATAGCTTCAGCGTTGACAACAGCATCGGTGCCGGTGGAGGGTTTGCACGATTTTTGCACGGTCAAGATTAGTCATTATTTTATAAAGGAATAAAAGGCTTCTTTGTAATAAGGGCCAACAGAGAGAGCGGGGATTTATGAATTCCTATCACCCAATATTTGTGAAATCAATGCCGGGTCTCGTCGCATAGGTAAAATAGCTATCACATAGACGCTTTGATTATTCATATCGTAATAAATAGCATAGGGGAAGCGTTTTGAATACATTTGAAACAAGTCATATACTTTTTTATGAATGCCTGCATATAGGACCAGAGACTCAATATCAGAAATGATACTGTGAACAGTTTTCCATCTTCTAAATCAGCAGCCGTTTCGTCTAAAATATAGACATCTTTAATATTGATTTATTATACTTCGTTTTAAGGTCAGAAAGTGAAATGAATTGAGCATTTCCACTCTTAATTCGTTTCTTGCGGTTTTCGATTATTTCTTCATGCCATGCGGGTGTTTCAATGTCTTTGTTTTCATAGATCAGTGAGTCCCAGATAGCTTCCATTGTCTGAATTCTTTCGGAAGCAGTCATATTTTTTATATCCTGTATATTCATTTTTATCTCCGAAGTATAAATCAATATTCATTGTGCAATGATGTTTATAATTAAATGCAAGTTGTTTAAAGTGTAAAGTAAAAAAGATGTTTTTTTAAATCAGGGGTTATTTGTTTTTAGGGGGAGGTGATTCTTTGAAACCTCTGCGTTGTCCAAATATGGCCCAAAGATTCATTAAAATGTAGGAAATCATTGTGGCTGTCCACCAGTGATTGTCATATACTCAATGTGGTGAGAGACTTTAAATGCATTGGCAAAAGCGGGGTTTATATCTAACAGGAAGTGGAGAAGTAAAGCTATTCTCTGTTTGTCAGACATATATAAAGAGCCAGGATGCCTGTTGCTATTGAAATTACATCAACGATAATTTGAAAGATGCCGGTATAGTCAAATAATAGATAAGTCAGGGTTAGCGCAATAACGAAGAATCCCAGAATGCGGATAATCTTATCTATCATTATGGAGCAGTTCTCGCGTCTTCTTTTCTATTCGCTGATCAATCTGTTTTTCAAGGCGCATGACCGTTCCGCGATATACCAGATAGATACCACTTAAAAGACCGATGATAGCAAGGATATCATGTATAGTCATAATGTACTCCTGTGCATTAAAAGATAGTAACTACCTGCATATTTGTCAATGATATAATGGGGAGAACCTAAAAATCACAACCCCAAGTTCAAGATTATATTGTAAGGAATCTTTCACTTGACATTCTTTCTTGCTGTTGTACAATTGTCTGATAAATAATACTGAACGTATAATATGAATATAACGATAGATACATCGGCCTTAATTGCGGTAATCGTGGGTGAGCCTGAGCGGGATAAAATTATTGAACTGACTGCAGGAAATACTCTGATTGGACCCGGCTCAATCCCCTGGGAGATCGGCAATGCTTTTTCAGCCATGTTCAAGCAAAACAGGCTCACGCTAAAAGAGGCTCAAAAAGGAGTATCAATATTCAACAGCATTCCACTCAGGTATGTTGAAATTGATTTTTTCAATGTCCTTAAATTATCAAAAACGAAAAATATATATGCATACGATGCCTACATTCTTGATTGTGCAATAAAATATAAATCTCCCCTGCTTACCCTGGATCAGAAATTGAAATTGGCTGCCCGAAAAATAAAGATTGAGACGCTGGAGGTTTAAGATGCGCGTTTATACATATTCTGAAGCACGACAAAAACTCGCCTCAGTTTTGAAGCAGGCGGAGCATACAGGTAAAGTCTTGATTCGAAGAAAAGACGGAAGGACCTTTGCCCTGAGTCCGGAGAAAGATGTATCTTCTCCGCTGGATGTCCCGACTATAAAAGCGAACATTTCATCGCAGGAAATTGTTGATATTATAAGAGAAGGCAGGGAGAAGTAAACAAGGACTTCACCATCACGAATGAGGGCAATGTCACCACGGAACAGAGTTACACCTGCGATGACCCGCACCGCATGACGAGTTGTGTATAATAAGGACAACAGCCTCGTACCCTTCGGCGATTCGGCCGTAAAGGGCGCCAATACCTTTATGTATAACAGCCCTGGGAACATTACATTGTAAAATAATTTACACTGGAAACGACTTGCCTCCAATGACCGAATATAAACATCCCTGTCGGGTATAAAAAATTAGTGTGGACAGTGTAACCGGAATACCTGTTTGTTTCCGTATTACCGACTGCATGTAATTGGACAGAAAACTTCAGAGGGCGGCCTTCGGACCGCATTTTGCAACTGTTCCATAGAATCAATGTGATAAGGAGAATATCCATGCTCAAACGAATCGGCTTGTTTTTGCTCACCAATATGCTTGTAGTACTCACGGTGAGTCTTATATTGAATATCGTTCTGCCCATGCTGGGCATACGGGTACAGGGCGCCTGGGGGATTGCCGTTTTCAGCGGCGTTTTCGGTATGACCGGTGCCTTTATATCCCTGGCCATGAGCCGGTGGATGGCCAAGAGGGCCTATAATATTCAGCTTGTTGACGGCTCCACGCAGGATCATCGTGGACGTGAGATTTATGACATGGTGGTCCGCCTGTCGCGTCAGGCCGGTCTTCCTGCCGTTCCTGAGGTGGGGATATACAAGTCGGCAGAACCCAATGCCTTTGCCACGGGTCCCTCGAAAGAGAAATCTCTGGTGGCGTTTTCAACGGGACTGCTGTCTTCCATGGAAAAAATCGAGGTTGAAGCCGTGGCTGCCCATGAGGTGAGTCACATCGCAAACGGCGATATGGTGACCATGACGCTGCTGACAGGAGTGGCCAATGCCCTGGTTATGTTCCTGGCAAGAATCATTGCCCAGCTTCTTGACAGCTTTCTTCGCGGTGATGACGGCGAGGGCGGACTGGGATTTTTCGGCTATATCATGACGGTCATGGCCCTGGAGACCGTGCTCATGCTCCTGGCGTCCATTCCCCTGGCGGCTTTTTCGCGGTACCGTGAATTCCGGGCCGATGCAGGCGCGGCGCGCATCACATCACCGACGGCCATGGCTTCCGCACTACAGAGGCTTCAGAAAATGGCCGGTGTTCCCCAGGTAAAGGATTCCTTTGCCATGGCAAAGATCAGTTCTACGAAAAGGGTGTCACTGTTCTCAACGCACCCGTCCCTGGAAGACCGTATCGCCAGGCTCAGAAGTTTGTAGGATAATACAAAAATACGAAGGGCGGAATTCCGCCCTTCAGTTATTGAAAACCTGTTTTACTTCCCATCCTCATCATAAAGCCGTTCAAGCAGTTCTTCTTTCAACGATTCGAGTTCCTCATCGGGAATATCTTCGGGATTTTCGTACTGGGAAAAAATACGGAGAAGAGCCTCGACATGGTTTATTAAAAGGCTGTACCAGTACCAGTCACCCATAAGTCGGGCGGCAAAGAGTACCTGGCGGTCCGTGAGATTTTCCCAGGCCGGGCAGTAGAAGTTGCGGCAGGTTCCCGTGATAAATGATTCCATGTGATGCCCCGGGTCCTGCTCCCCGTAAATCAGGCATCCCATGATTCCCGGTTCGTCGGGCAGTATTCCCATATGGGAACACTGCATGGCATCCCTGAAAAGTTTTTCCCTTTCAGCCTCTTCGGGGTGTTTCAGGGGACGGCTGGGTTCTTTCTGGCCCCTGGCATAAAACATTTCCTCCAGCTGCTCCTGCGGCATGTTGTAGTTATGGCTGCCGCAGCACAGGGCGCAGGAAGCGCCATGACCGGGTCTGCAGGGATTTATTCTTTTGTTACTGTATTCTGACATCAGCTTTGTGCCTTTATCGAAGAAATGGACTCCTTTGTCGAGAATTATACTGCAGTGGTGGTAAAAAGTCGAAGATACCTTCTTGACAAAAAAGCGTTAATATCGGACTTGTGTTCTCCATATTGAGGAAAATGAAATGAATATTGAAAACTGCATCAAATGCCCACATCACATAAGCTATACTTCAGGATATGTCATCTGCAATTACTGGAAGCGTCAGCAGCAGCATGTAACACACAGTGCCAGCGGGGGAACGACCAGGGTTGTGGGATGTGCCATCCGGGAAAAAGAATTAAACGGCAGGTAACGATATGGACGGAACAAAGCGTTCGGACATAAGAACAGGAATCCGGGTTGCCATTGTTCTGAAGAAGGACCAGGCTTCAGGGAAGCTTACCGAGGGCATCGTTAAGGATATCCTGACAAACTCCCCGACCCATCCCCACGGCATCAAAGTCCGCCTCCAGGACGGGTCCGTGGGGAGAGTAAAAACCATTCTTTAAGAACCGGCCTTGCGATCGTCCAGGTCTTTCCTGATTTTGTCAAAGCTCTCTTTGGTGATTGGAAGGATAGTCACAAACACGGCCGAAATGATAAAACATATCCCGGGCGCCACACCTATAAGGGCGCGTATGGCCAGGAGGGCACTTTCGGGCTGAACGATTTTCTGCACTGCTGCCACGGTTTCATCGGGATTTGCCTTTATGTAGCCGAATATATCAAGAATCGCTCCTGTTCCGGCAATGGCCAGGGCCGAGGCTACTTTATATAGAAAGGTCGA
This region includes:
- a CDS encoding protease HtpX, whose protein sequence is MLKRIGLFLLTNMLVVLTVSLILNIVLPMLGIRVQGAWGIAVFSGVFGMTGAFISLAMSRWMAKRAYNIQLVDGSTQDHRGREIYDMVVRLSRQAGLPAVPEVGIYKSAEPNAFATGPSKEKSLVAFSTGLLSSMEKIEVEAVAAHEVSHIANGDMVTMTLLTGVANALVMFLARIIAQLLDSFLRGDDGEGGLGFFGYIMTVMALETVLMLLASIPLAAFSRYREFRADAGAARITSPTAMASALQRLQKMAGVPQVKDSFAMAKISSTKRVSLFSTHPSLEDRIARLRSL
- a CDS encoding prevent-host-death protein; amino-acid sequence: MRVYTYSEARQKLASVLKQAEHTGKVLIRRKDGRTFALSPEKDVSSPLDVPTIKANISSQEIVDIIREGREK
- a CDS encoding cell division protein, yielding MIDTTMLQNQILDSARGNRDAAFKEKAERAAGKKDFQETLRETVELQKSDAGGKKVVDKKLMDVCVEMESLFVAKMMKEMRSTVHKTGWIHGGFAEDIFEDMLYDKYSLEMSKNANLGLATMLYKEMSSKI
- a CDS encoding cysteine methyltransferase; translation: MNIQDIKNMTASERIQTMEAIWDSLIYENKDIETPAWHEEIIENRKKRIKSGNAQFISLSDLKTKYNKSILKMSIF
- a CDS encoding VapC toxin family PIN domain ribonuclease, which gives rise to MNITIDTSALIAVIVGEPERDKIIELTAGNTLIGPGSIPWEIGNAFSAMFKQNRLTLKEAQKGVSIFNSIPLRYVEIDFFNVLKLSKTKNIYAYDAYILDCAIKYKSPLLTLDQKLKLAARKIKIETLEV